Proteins encoded in a region of the Lycorma delicatula isolate Av1 chromosome 6, ASM4794821v1, whole genome shotgun sequence genome:
- the LOC142326866 gene encoding uncharacterized protein LOC142326866 has translation MAKYRVDRNNGLSEQDARSRLLNSWKDRWSQDGPASRTKELIPDLKVWLSRRHGDMDYHMTQYYTGHGNFNRTGRRQEPACMYCGRDDDAEHTFIDCNRWDQYRTDSVFVEKSTGGITTYMLQSIDKWNEVTGYIKRILKTKDEDERLQGY, from the coding sequence ATGGCCAAATATAGAGTAGACAGAAATAACGGACTATCAGAGCAAGATGCCAGAAGCAGACTTTTGAATAGTTGGAAAGACAGATGGAGTCAGGATGGACCGGCAAGCAGAACTAAAGAGCTGATACCAGATCTCAAAGTATGGCTCAGCAGAAGACACGGGGATATGGATTATCACATGACGCAGTATTATACAGGCCATGGCAATTTTAACAGGACAGGCAGAAGGCAGGAgccggcctgtatgtactgcggACGCgatgatgatgcggaacacacgtTCATAGATTGTAATAGATGGGACCAATACAGAACGGattctgtttttgttgaaaaaagcACTGGAGGGATAACCACGTACATGTTACAAAGCATTGATAAATGGAATGAAGTAACAGGCTATATCAAAAGAATCTTAAAGACTAAGGATGAAGATGAAAGACTACAGGGCTATTAG